TGAAGGATTTTGATATTGATCAGGATTGCTTCTATGCTGAAATTGAACTTGAATGGGCTCAGGAATTACGTTCTAAAAACGAATTGAAATTTAAAGATATTCCGAAATTCAACAAGATCAGAAGAGACTTGGCGTTATTGATTGATAAGAATGTTAATTATCAGGAGCTATACCAGACCGCGAAGAAAAACAAATCCCCATTCATTAAAGGGATTAACTTATTCGACGTATATGAAGGGAAAAACCTTCCTGAAGGTAAGAAGTCTTACGCCATGAGCTTTGAGCTGTTGAATGAAGAAAAAACACTGGAAGACAAGGAAATCACTGAAGTAATGGATTCTCTAATTAAATCTTTCCAGAAAGAATTCAATGCAGAATTGAGATCTTAATTTATAAGATTACAGAAATATATTGAAACGGGCTTTTTAAAGTCCGTTTTTTTTTGTTTTTAAATTATTCTAGGGATTAAATAGATTATGAAATAATATTCTATGTGTCTATGTGGTTTAAAAAAAATAACATAGACATATAGGCTTTAGGGGTATATATTATTTTAGTTGTGCATTCGTGGCAAATCATGAAAGCATATGTCAGCAGCATACAATTTTTTCGCAGATAAAATCCTGGTGCTTTAAAGAACATTAGAATTGTTCATCACCTTGCGCCTGAGTATTTTCCAATCTATCAAATAAACATTCCAACGTTGAGATGGCTTCTCTTTGCTCCATGATGAAGTAAAAAATATCAACTGTTAAAGAATAATAAAATTGATAGTGGTCCGTTTAAATAAGATAAAATCCGTAAATTTGGGTTAATTCAAAAAGTAAAAAATGAAAAATCTTTTTTTAAGTATATGTACAGCAGCAGTATTGGTATCGTGTGGAACCATGACAAGTCCATCTGCTTCTAAAGTAGGAAAAGCTCAGCCGGCTCTTGCCAATACAAAATGGACACTAGCCGATAACGTAAAAGGCAAAATTCCAACATTAAATATTGAAGGAGAAAAGATCAACGGAAATGCAGGTTGTAACAACTATTTTGGAACGGCTACAATAGATCCTTCTACAGGAGGTTTTTCAGCAGGACAAATGGGGTCTACCAAAATGATGTGTAACAATATCGGAGTAGAGCAGAACTTTATGGATATGATGAGTAAAGCTAACAAATATGTAATTTCAGGAAATGTACTGGAGCTTTATAAAGACAATCTTTTATTATTGAAATTCAATAAATCAGAATAAAAAATAAAAGGAACTCAATTTGAGTTCCTTTTTTATGATTTAGATGTTATTAATCTTCCTCTTCTTCGTCGTACTTAGCCAACTCTTCATCGCACCATTTGAATGCTGATTCTACCACTTTCGTAGCTTCGTCTGCCATAGTTTCTTCATCGTCTCCTTCAAGATCATCTAACCACTCAACTTCCTCTTCCTCAACATTTAGGATAAATCTTGGATATTCTGTGTGGACTACGAATAGATCTTCTGGAAATTCCGAATTATCTGCTAATAAAAACTTTGGTAATTTCATTTTTTTAATGTTTTAACTTTCTCAAAGATAATAAAATTATTGATATTTATTCTTGTCGATCTTAACTTTTTGTAAAACTTTATAACGCGTTAATGTTGTTTTTTTTAGAGTATCCTGAGGCTTGAAGGTTACCGTTAACTGAGGGTTTACAGTGCTGATGAGCTCAGCTAATTGCACTTTCTCCAAATCTTTTTCCTCAATAATAAAAAACTTCAGCGGAACTTTATCTAAATTTTCCGACTTTAAAAATCCTGTAATCGCTTTTCTGTTTTCAAGATAATTCCCTTTTGAAAGCCAAGTGAACAGCATTCCGGACATCAAACTCAAAATACCAATGACATACACTTTAGTATTGAAGATTTCAAACAGTTTTTTAAAATAAACCAACCAGAGCGGAAAGCTAAAGGGAGCTAGTAATCTATAATCCATAGGGTTTATGGAATAGAAATACTGTATAAAATAAGAACAGACAATTCCTAAAATTCCTATGAAAACACAAAAGAACTCAGGATCTGAAAGCTTTTGCTTAATAAAAAGGAATGCCATGAAAAGAAGATTTAGTACACCAATTCCGTAAATTCCATAATTGATAATACCACCAGCAGGATTGGCCATGTGAATAAACGGGTTAAAAGTAGTACTCAATCCCTGGAATAATTCTACCAATAATTCAGGAGTCGTGTGAAGTCCTATTTCCAAAAAGTCCTGTACATAGTCTTTATTAAAATAATCAATGAATAAAAACTTATACAATACAATGAAAATCATTCCTATAGCTGCCGAAATGATGAAGGAAGGTCCATACTTTCTTTTCCAGAAAATAAGTCCATACAAGCCTGTTCCACCAATGATAAAGAGTGCACTATATCTTATATTATACAGTATAATCAAAGATAGGGAAAGGTAAAAAACCGATTTCCAGCCTTCTATTTTTCTATCAATAATAAGAGTTGACGTATACAGAAAAAGGAATATAAAAGGTAAAATAAGTGCTTCACTCATTGTAAAAGCAAAAATGGAAAGAATGCTGAATAAGCTGCATACCACAATTGACTCCCTGAAATAGAATTTCTTTTGCCAAGCGAATAAAATAATAAACAGACAGCCGAGAATGCCGATTAGTTTACTGCTCCAGAACTCATCCAATCCAAAGTAGGTAAAGAATTTTATGGCTGAAGGATAGCCCAGAGGAGTCGTTGTATTATCAATCACAGGCAGTCCGTGAGCAAATCTCATATAGCGGATAGAATCCGGATTTACTCTTCCTTTTTCATTGAGTAAAAAACGAAAAATGGTCATCACTATAGTAGTGATGACCAATAATATTTGAATATTTTTCTCTTTAATTTTCATCAAAGCTGTAGTTATTTAGTATAAGTAGAGGTTGAGAACCCAAATTTATAACTTATAACGCACAACTCATAATTTGAATAATTATTTTAAAAACATTTTTGAAACTTTTTCAGCTTTTTTACTTTCAGAGTAATCATAGAAACCTTCTCCTGATTTTACTCCAAGTTTTCCTGCTGTTACCATGTTTACCAATAATGGGTTCGGAGCATATTTAGGATTTTTGAATCCGTCATACATTACGTTTAGAATCGCAAGACATACATCAAGACCAATAAAATCTGCCAATTGAAGTGGTCCCATTGGGTGAGCCATTCCTAATTTCATTACCGTGTCAATTTCTTCTACACCAGCTACACCGTTATATAGTGTTTCAATAGATTCATTAATCATTGGCATTAAGATTCTGTTGGCTACGAAACCCGGATAATCATTCACTTCTACAGGAACCTTCCCTAATGATTTGCTCATATCATAAATAGCATCGAAAGTTTCTTTAGAAGTAGAATATCCTTTGATGATTTCAACCAGCTTCATGATAGGAACCGGATTCATAAAGTGCATTCCGATTACTTTATCTGCTCTTTTTGTAGCAGCAGCAATTTTCGTGATAGAAATAGAAGATGTATTGGTCGCAAGGATACAACCTGCAGGAGCCAATTCATCCATCTGACCAAAGATCTTTAATTTAAGATCAAGGTTTTCAGTAGCAGCTTCTACAATAAGGTCAGCAGCTCCCACAGCATCATTAAGAGCGGTGAAAGTAGTGATGTTTCCCAACGTTTCAGCTTTTTGCTCTTCGGTAAGGTTTCCCTTTGCAATGATTCTGTCAAGGTTCGTAGTAATGGTTTTCAATCCTCTGTCTAAAGCTTCCTGAGATACATCTACAAGATTTACTTTAAAACCGCTTTGTGCGAAAGTATGTGCAATACCATTTCCCATGGTTCCTGCTCCGATAACTACAATGTTTTTGATCATTTTTCCTTTATTTTTTATAGATAGTTAAGTTTTTTGCATTCATGAGATCCTCCTGATGAGCGATATCTGTGGAATCAAAATTTATATTTCCGATGTTTTGCGACTTTTTGTTATTATTCTGGTTAGAAATAGAAGCTGTAAGTCCGCGTATAAGTCGTTTTTTCTGGGTGAGGGTTAGGAAATCAGTACCTACATACAGTTCAAATTCGCCTTCTCTGCCCATTCCTTTTTGCATCAGGATCTCCAGACTTCTAATCTGATTTTTCCTTTTAAATTCTTTCAGGTAACTGATGACCGGTTTTTCAGAAGCCGTACCACAGCATACACTTGTATAGCCGATCTTTAAATAGTTTTGATTCTTCTGTGAGAAGAAGAATGTAGAGCAAAATAAAGCCGCTGCTAATAGTCCTTTTTTCATATTGATGAAGTCAAAGAATCAATCCGATTCTCTGCGCTAAAATTAAGCTTAATATTTTATTTATTAAAATTATCCCAGACTGCTTTTGAAATGTCAGAGATTATTCTGCAGTTTTCTGCTTCCGACTCCTTGGAATTACTTACATATACCGCAATGGCATAGTGTTTTCCGTTAGGAAGAGTGATGATTCCCATATCATTTTCTGCAATCGTAAGAATATTATCTTTTATACTGGAAGATCCCGTTTTATGGGCTACTGGAGTCCCTTTAGGCAGTTGTTCCACAATTTTATTGGCTCCCGTTTGGGTTCCCAGCATTATCTGCATCAGATCATCGGTAGATTTTTTTGAAAGCAACTTTCCGTCGTAGAACTTTTTCAAAAGCTGTACGGTAGAATTGGTTGTAGTATAATTTTCAAATAACGAGTCCCATCCGTTAAGAGCCATCCCGCGTTCACTATGTTTAATCTGGAAGTCCTTAACTCCTTTAGAATTCATAAACTTCTGCACAGCCTGGGTCCCTCCTACAAGTTCTATCAGGATGTCACAGAGGTTATTATCGCTTAATGCTACCGTATAGTCTATGATTTCATATAAAGTAACCTCTCTATTTCCTTCAGGGTATTTAGTTTTGAAAGGAGACCATGTATTATACAGTTCAGATTTTTTAATAAAAACCTTTTGGTCCAACGAAAGTTTTCCTTTATCTACAAGATCCAGTGCTGCACAGGCCACATGAAACTTGAAAACACTCATCATAGCAAGCTTTTTATCACCGTTTTGGCTGTATTTAAATTGATTTTCAAATCCTAAAACAGAAACTCCTACCGTAGCTTGCTTATTCTTTGTAATTGCACTTATTTTTTGTTCCAAAGATGATTTTTGTGCTGACGCAAACGTAGATATTAAAAGGAAAATTGCGGCTATTTTTTTCATAATAACAGATTAAAAAGAAATCCCTTTTAGCATCTAAAAGGGATCTGCAATTTAAGGTAATTATTATTATTTTACTTCAAAATAATTCAGATTTACGCCCCCATTTTCAAATACAATTCTGAATTTATTTTCTCCTTTCTGAAATGGGATACTCTTCGTAGAAACGGTAGTCCAGTTTTCATTTTTGCCTGTAGAGGGCAGTGCGACACTTGCCAATATTTTTCCTGAAGCATCCTCAATCCTTACTTTGGAAGGATTAATACTCGAGTATCTGATCTCGAAGGTATAATTTTTATTCACCTTGGAATTGACTGTATACTGTAACCATTCTCCGGTTTCTGTTTTTCCTACATAATACTGATTGGTTATTTTATCCTGACATGAATAGATGTCAACACCATCATTTCTCATTTGCTGACCATAGTTCCATTCTGATCTTTTTGCAGGATCACTTACCCAGAGATTAATGAAATCCTTATCCAGATAAGCTGACCCCATTCTTCCCAGATCATAGTCTGATGCAAATATTCTTCCGGGAACCTGGTGGTTCTTAAACGGTTTTGTAGAATCATCCGAAACTTGTCTGAACATCGCATCTATAACATCATTTTTAACTTCTACATTGCTGAATTTGTAGTTGTCAGCAATTTGCATCAAAGCTTTTTGAGCATATTCTTTAGAAGGCTTTTCACCTCCATTCTTCCAATAAGCCAAGAGTTTTTCATATTCAGGAGTTGTTTTTACATTCGTGATTCCGGCGATATTATCAATCTTTTTCATAGGCCAGAAAGCGTATCCAATATTGTGTTTATCCAGCAATTGAATCAGTTCCGTGAACCATACATTCGAATTTTCACCGGTTTCTCCAAGCCAGATTGGTATATGATGTTTTTCTCTTAAATCCAGTGCAAATTGAATGGTTTTATCATCATTGTAATTCCAGTATTTATGAAAGCTAAAAGCCATGTTGTTGTCCCAAATCGGGATTAATCCGTTGTAGTTATTGCCCCAGCCGTTTCCTTCAATAAAGATAATATGCTTTTGGTCAACTTCACGAATAGCATCGGTGATGTCTTTCTGTAGTTTCCAAAGAGGAGCATTTGACATTTCGTCTGTTCCGTTGGGGTTTTTTCCTGTGAAATTGATGTTAGGCTCATTGATAATATCATATCCGCCAATCCAAGGTTCGTTTTTGTAGCGCTCTGCTAGTTTTTTCCATAGTGCAACTGTTTTTCTTTGATTTTCTTCACTTTCCCAAAGAGAAGGTTTAGTCTTATCATTATCAGAAATATTGGCATCATTTCCTTGTCCGCCAGGGGCAGCATGAAGATCAAGAATCAGGTAAATTTTGTTGTCTTTACACCATTGAAGAAGATCATCGGTCATTTTAAAACCTTCTTCCAGCCAGGTATCCTTACCTTTTGCCGGTTCTTTTTCTATGGAAAGAGTATACAGATTATAATGCATCGGAAGTCTGATGGAATTGAAACCGGCTTTTGCTAAAAAATCAATATCCTGCTTCGTAATTCCATTCTTTAAATAAGCCTTATAAAACTCCTGCATACCATCTTCACCAATCAGCTCAGCTATTTTTTCCTTAATTTTATACTGAGGGCCAGCAAAATCAGCTGTTTTCAGCATATAGCCTTCCTGTAGCATCCAACCTCCTAAACCGAGGCCTCTCAACTGGATATTTTCACCTTTATCATTAACGATTTTCTTTCCTGAAGTCTTTAATAATTGAGATGTCCCAAATTGAGACAATAATAAGGCGGATAATAGGATGGATCTTTTCATAGTTGTTTTGATTTTAAATAATGAGGGGATTAGATTTTAATTATAAGAAAATGGTAGCATCATAATAAGAGTCTATATGAAGACCACTTATTCTGGCCGGAATCCATTGGATATGTAAAACAAAATCTTTCAAATATTTGCTGAATTGTTTTTCAAATATATTATTTTTTTTGTTTTGAAACTGACTTTCTGATAATAAATCAGTGATTTTATTTTTTAAATGACATCTGTAATCAATAAAAAATGCTATCTCATAACCTTTTTTTGATTATTAAGATAGCATTGTAAGTATTACTGTTAATGAAAACAGTATATTTTTATTTCTGACTGATAAGCTTCATAATTTCTAAAGCAACCTTTAAGGCTTCGGTTCCGTCTTCAAGAGAAACTTCTACATTTTTATCACCCGTAATGGCATCAGCAAAAGAATTTAATTCATCAAGAATAGCATTGTTAGGCTGAATATTTGGATATTCAAACAAGATCTGGTTTTTCTCTCCTTCAGCATTTTCAATAATCATGTCAAATGGAGTAGGACTTTCCGGAGCGTCTTTCATTCTGATTACTTCTGCCTTTTTCTCAAGAAAATCTACTGAGATATAAGCGTCTTTCTGGAAGAATCTGCTTTTTCTCATAGCTTTCATTGATATTCTGGACGTGGTAAGGTTGGCAACGCATCCGTTTTCAAATTCTATTCTGGCATTCGCAATATCAGGAGTTTTGCTTACTACACACACACCGCTGGCATGGATGTTTTTTACCTTAGATTTTGCGATGCTTAGCAAGATATCAAGGTCATGAATCATAAGATCCAATACCACAGAAACATCGGTACCCCGAGGATTAAATTCAGCCAAACGGTGAATTTCAATAAACATCGGATTGTTGATATATTCCTTGGTTGCTATGAAAGCCGGGTTATATCTTTCCACATGTCCTACCTGTGCTTTAATGCCATTCTCCTGGCATAAACGCAGGATTTCTTCTGCCTGTTCCAGGGTTTGGGTAACTGGTTTTTCAATAAAGAAATGAAGTCCCTTTGCAATTGCTTTTAATGCATAATCATAATGATAGACTGTAGGAGTAACAATGTCCAGCATATCAATCTGCTCAAGCAATTCATCAAAATTTTCAAAATATTTATATCCGAATTCGGCTTCTAATTTTTTCCCGTTTTCAATATCTTTATCGTGGAAGCCTACAAACTCATATCGATCTGACTGATTAAGAAGTTTTAAATGGATCTTTCCCAAGTGTCCGGCACCTACCAAACCTGCTTTTAACATAGCTGTATAAATTTCTGTAAAGATAAGAAAGAAGTTATATTCGGAAAGGCAGAATTTGTTTTTTTGTGGATAATTCTTTCATCCAATTCCTAAAATCTAAAATCTAATTTCTTACTTTTGTCACATGCAGGATTCGTTTGTACATAAAGGAAAAAGAAAGAATTTAGTAGAATATCTCAGATACAGAATCGGGATTTCGGATGAAAATGTACTTTCGGCAATGAATGAAATTCCGAGACACCTTTTCATTGAAAGTATTTTTGAAGACTTTGCCTATGAAGACAGGGCTTTCCCCATCTTGGCGCATCAAACCATTTCTCATCCATCAACGGTAGCAGAACAGTCTGAATTGTTACAGGTGAAAGCAGGTGAGAAAGTACTGGAAATAGGAACCGGATGTGGATATCAGACCGCTGTTTTAATCGCAATGAAAGCTCATGTATATACAGTGGAAAGACAAAAGGATCTCTTCGATTTCTCAAAAAACAAATTGAGAGAACTTCATTTATATCCTAAATTCCAAAGCTTTGGAGACGGATTCGCCGGGCTTCCCACTTTTGCTCCTTTCGATAAAATTATTGTAACCTGTGGAGCCGGAACTTTACCTACGGAATTATTGAAACAGTTAAGGGTAGGTGGCATAATGGTGATCCCATTAGGACCAACAGATGAACAGGTGTTATACAGATTCACAAAAGTAGGGCCTACAGAGTTTGAAAAAGAAGAATTTGGAGCGTATAAGTTTGTTCCGATGTTGGGAAACACCAATCAATAAAAACTAAGATTGAATTCTGAATTAAAAAATAATTGCTAAGTCATAGAACTGGTAGAGGAACTGGTCTCAAACACCAGTTCTTAATGAAATAGGATGCAATCGAGGCCAAAAAAATGTGAATTTTGAGGTGTAATCTGGAAGATATCATATTGAAAAAGAAAAATTTTGTAGTTGATATAATTTAAAATTTTTTGTGTTTTTTTTAATAAATTTTTGGTTCAGTTCGGAATAGAAATTGGACTTCTTTAAAAACAAACCCACTTAAAATCTTATGATTATGGACACAAACAGATTCAAAGCGTCCCATGATTTCAGTAATCTTCAAAAGAACCTGAACAATAATCCCGGATATAGTGTAGAAAGCTATTCCCAGCAGGTAAAAGATTATATTCATGATATGAAAAGCAAGAATCAGGAGGCTACAAAACAGGGATTTATGACCCATGCACAGAAGTCGGTAAAAGAAGTTTGGGAAGAAATTCAGGAAATAGCTTCTGAGGCTTGGGAGAAGAATAAGAACCATTCTGATGAAAAAAATAATATTTAATATTAAAGTTGAATAACCTTACTTTTTGCAAGTGAGGTTTTTTATTTAAATCCAAAAAAGTAATGATGAAAGTCTTTGTTAATAAAAGAATTCCTGAGGTCGGAATCAATATGTTGCAGGAAGCAGGATTACAGATTGTATTTCCTGAAAGTGAAAATCTAACTTATGAAGAATGGCTGAAGTATTGTCAGAATACAGATGTTATTTTAAATGTTGGCGGTGATTTTAAATATGACAAATTATTTTTTGATTCCTGCCCTAATATAAAAGCGATCGCGTTGTATTCTGTGGGATTTGACCATGTGGATATAAAAGAAGCGAATGTAAGAAATATTCCGATTGGAAATACACCCGATGTGTTGAGCAGAGCGACTTCTGATGTTGCTTTTTTACTAATGCAATCGGTAGCAAGACGAGCAAGTTATAATTTTCAAAAAGTAAAAGAAGGAAACTGGGGTGCTTTTGATCCTTTGCATGCTTTGGGACAGGAACTCTATGGTAAAACACTGGGTGTTTTCGGATTAGGAAGAATTGGTTTTCAAATGGCTGAGAAGTGTAAAAAAGCCTTTGATATGGAAATTATTTACCACAATCGTCACCGCAATGAAGAAGCAGAAAGAGAACTTGATGCAACTTATGTTTCCTTTGATGAATTGGTTAGAAATTCAGACGTGCTGAGTGTTCACGCCAATTATACTCCTGAACATAAAGATCTATTCAATCAGTCGGTATTTGAAAAGATGAATTCTGATGCTATCTTTATCAATACAGCAAGGGGCGGTTTCCATCAGGAACAGGACTTATATCATGCATTAACTGAAGGAAAGATCTGGGGGGCAGGTCTTGATGTAACCAATCCGGAACCTATGTCTGCGAACAATCCTATTTTAGAATTATCTAATGTTTGTGTATTGCCCCATATTGGCTCAGCAACCATTGAAGCCAGAAACGGAATGGCAAGACTAGCTGCCGGAAATCTTATTGCTTTTTCAAAAGGAGAACAGATGCCTAATTGTGTGAATCCTGAGGTCTATGATTAAGAGACAGATCTGATTATACATACCAATGAATGGATCCATTGAGACCGTTCAGTGATTTTTATGCTTTTAAGGAGTTCTATCTATTTTTTCAGAATATCCATCACTCCAGCTCATTATAATTGATTGATATTTGCCATCAGATTCATTAACGAATTCAAGTTGATAGTCTCCTCCCACCTGAAATAAATTTTTAGAAATCCCGATCATAGGAAAAGTAAGGTTGCTTTTTTGATTAACATCTCTGAAGTTCAATTGATTATCATGTTTTGTAATTTCGAATTCAGCAAATCGGCCAGTATATTTGTCGAGTTGGCTGCTATCAGCTTTAATATTGGCTATTTGTGACTGATTATAATTAATCAGCCATTGTATTTTGGGCTTTTCGCTATTATTAGTGGATGTTAGTTTGTTTTTAAGAATCTCATTTTGTGCAGTAAGAAGAGGAGTATCAGTTTGAATGTCCGGAATAACCCCGGTGCCTTCCCAATCTGTATGCGTTTTTTCATTTTCACTACGCAAATAAGGAATAAAACCCACAAAGCCATTTGTGAGGCTGAAGCTTCGTGTCAGATGTGCTCCTCCACTCGTATTGTTGCCGATTATTTTGGCACCATAAAGAGTTTGTAAGGTGTAAGCAAAACCTTCAGCTGCTGAGAATGTTTTTGTACTGGTCAGTATATAAACGGGCATTTTCATGAATACCCCGTTGGTATCTTGTAAGCCTTCCACATAATTATCACTCCAGGTATTTTTAATACGATTAAAGCTTCTTCCTATTTTTGTTCTGCCATTAAAAAAGTATCCTAGTATATTATTGGATTCTCCGCTGCCACCACGGTTATTACGCAGATCAATAATCAATGCATCGGTATTTGATAAAAACTGCATAGCTGAATGAATTATTTTTTTTGCATCATCATTTGGTAACGCAAAATTTGTAAATTCCAGATACCCAATGTTTGAAGGGAGTATTTCCAGTTTTCTAAAGTAAAAATTTTGTGATTTTTCTTTTGCAATGTCCGCTTCGTTTATTTTATTTTTATTGGATTCTGAAGAATTGAATTTAATAATATTATTTTCTAATGAAGGATTATATTCAATGCGTAAGTGTTTATCATCCTGAATGAAATGTATGTCTGTATTGATTTTGTCAGCAAAATCCTGGGGATTGGTTAGGTTTTGGTATTTTCCTTTTTTATATTCTTTATTGAGAAAATTGACGATTGATAAGGCTTTATCAGGGTATACATAATTTCTTTGAATGATAGAATCAATACTATAAATAACCTGTTTGATGGTTGCCTTGTCAAATTTGATATTCTGAGCACATAGAACATGACCTGATAAACTTAGCCCTAATGTAATGATGGTTAAAGGGAATATTGATTTTTTTTTCATAGCTGTTTTTTATCTTTTCAAATATATAGAAGTATTCCTTATCTTATTATTGTATTAAAAATGTTAATATAACAATGATAATAAAATTACTATAACTGAGTGAATAATAAGGTATACCATTACATAATAAACTTTCTTTTTGAAAATTGTATTGAGATAAATCTACTGGTTGGAATTATTTTTGTTCTTACTATAGTAACCCTTAAAACCTAAATATTATGGCACCAGAAAACAATATTAATGAACAGAATAAAAGGTTAGAACGTATGGATTATGATCCCAACGAAGATATATTCAAAAGAGAAAAACATATTTCGCTGGATGGAGACGGGAATCCTATATTTGACGAAGATATAGATGATGACAAAATAGATAAAGGCCTGGATATCCCAGGAGCCGAAGAGGATGATGAAATGGAAGAAATAGGAGAGGAAGATGAAGAAAACAACTATTGGAGCCTCAGTGATAATGAGGACGATCATGAAGAGGAAAATGATGATGTTCTAACTTAAGAAGTTTTCATACGTACAATAAATAATAACCTTACTGAATTTCAGTGAGGTTTTTTATTTTTCATCTGGGTTATAATCTTATTTTGTAAGAAGAAATTTCCCTCCTCTGGAGGGGTGGATTCAAAAATTATCAAATTTTTGAAGACGGGGTGGTTCCATAATGCGTAATAATAAAATCCTCTAAATCTTTCATAGTCAACACAAGATTATTTCTTACGTCAAAATCAGCAATCCTAAAAACCAATAGACCTAAAGATTCCAGATATTTTTGCCTAATGTCATCATAAACTTCTTTCCCTTCATGGCTTGAACCATCAATTTCTATAATTAATCCTAAAGATTTCACATAAAAATCGACAATATAGTTTCCAATAATTCTTTGCCTGTCGAAATCAATATGATGAAAAGTTCTGGCCCTAACTTTTTTCCAGAAGATAACTTCACCTAGTATTCCGGCTTTACGTTTTTCTTTTAATAATACTTTTAAATAGGGATTATAGGGAAGGTTTTCTACAAAATTTTTATGAATGGGAATTCCATTGATGGAGGTTAGTATTTCTTTCATTTGTGTGTTTTAACCACCCCGTCTTCCAAAATTCTTTGAATTTTGAAATCCACCACTCCAGAGGAGGGGAATGTGAGTGCATCTTTTCAAATATAGTATTTAAAAATATACTGTTGATTATCTTTTCACAGGGTTGATAATCAATTTTTTTACTTATTCATTCTTTCCCCCTTTGCTTTTCCCCTCTTTTGTTGCCTATATTTCATAATTTGAATATCTTTAAAACTTCAAACATTGTTTAAACATAGAACTTTAAATAGCAATATGACATTCCAAGAACAGATACAGCAGGGGATTCCTAATCAGCTGCCACAACCAAAACCATACGAGACCAATATCAACCATGCTCCAAAGCGCAAAGAAATTTTAGGGGAAGAAGAGAAAAAACTGGCATTAAAGAATGCTTTACGTTATTTCGATCCCAAGTTTCATGCAGAATTAATTCCTGAATTTAAGCGGGAATTGGAGGATTACGGAAGAATTTATATGTATCGTTTCCGTCCGGATTACGAGATGAAAGCGAGATCCATTGAAGATTATCCGGGAAAATCTGAGCAGGCGAAAGCCATTATGCTGATGATTCAGAACAATCTGGATTATGCAGTCGCTCAGCATCCTCATGAATTGATTACTTACGGGGGAAATGGTGCTGTTTTCTCCAACTGGGCACAGT
This Chryseobacterium sp. G0162 DNA region includes the following protein-coding sequences:
- a CDS encoding META domain-containing protein, which gives rise to MKNLFLSICTAAVLVSCGTMTSPSASKVGKAQPALANTKWTLADNVKGKIPTLNIEGEKINGNAGCNNYFGTATIDPSTGGFSAGQMGSTKMMCNNIGVEQNFMDMMSKANKYVISGNVLELYKDNLLLLKFNKSE
- a CDS encoding 3-hydroxybutyryl-CoA dehydrogenase; this translates as MKNIVVIGAGTMGNGIAHTFAQSGFKVNLVDVSQEALDRGLKTITTNLDRIIAKGNLTEEQKAETLGNITTFTALNDAVGAADLIVEAATENLDLKLKIFGQMDELAPAGCILATNTSSISITKIAAATKRADKVIGMHFMNPVPIMKLVEIIKGYSTSKETFDAIYDMSKSLGKVPVEVNDYPGFVANRILMPMINESIETLYNGVAGVEEIDTVMKLGMAHPMGPLQLADFIGLDVCLAILNVMYDGFKNPKYAPNPLLVNMVTAGKLGVKSGEGFYDYSESKKAEKVSKMFLK
- the bla-A gene encoding CGA/CIA family class A beta-lactamase, producing MKKIAAIFLLISTFASAQKSSLEQKISAITKNKQATVGVSVLGFENQFKYSQNGDKKLAMMSVFKFHVACAALDLVDKGKLSLDQKVFIKKSELYNTWSPFKTKYPEGNREVTLYEIIDYTVALSDNNLCDILIELVGGTQAVQKFMNSKGVKDFQIKHSERGMALNGWDSLFENYTTTNSTVQLLKKFYDGKLLSKKSTDDLMQIMLGTQTGANKIVEQLPKGTPVAHKTGSSSIKDNILTIAENDMGIITLPNGKHYAIAVYVSNSKESEAENCRIISDISKAVWDNFNK
- a CDS encoding cellulase family glycosylhydrolase yields the protein MKRSILLSALLLSQFGTSQLLKTSGKKIVNDKGENIQLRGLGLGGWMLQEGYMLKTADFAGPQYKIKEKIAELIGEDGMQEFYKAYLKNGITKQDIDFLAKAGFNSIRLPMHYNLYTLSIEKEPAKGKDTWLEEGFKMTDDLLQWCKDNKIYLILDLHAAPGGQGNDANISDNDKTKPSLWESEENQRKTVALWKKLAERYKNEPWIGGYDIINEPNINFTGKNPNGTDEMSNAPLWKLQKDITDAIREVDQKHIIFIEGNGWGNNYNGLIPIWDNNMAFSFHKYWNYNDDKTIQFALDLREKHHIPIWLGETGENSNVWFTELIQLLDKHNIGYAFWPMKKIDNIAGITNVKTTPEYEKLLAYWKNGGEKPSKEYAQKALMQIADNYKFSNVEVKNDVIDAMFRQVSDDSTKPFKNHQVPGRIFASDYDLGRMGSAYLDKDFINLWVSDPAKRSEWNYGQQMRNDGVDIYSCQDKITNQYYVGKTETGEWLQYTVNSKVNKNYTFEIRYSSINPSKVRIEDASGKILASVALPSTGKNENWTTVSTKSIPFQKGENKFRIVFENGGVNLNYFEVK
- a CDS encoding Gfo/Idh/MocA family protein translates to MLKAGLVGAGHLGKIHLKLLNQSDRYEFVGFHDKDIENGKKLEAEFGYKYFENFDELLEQIDMLDIVTPTVYHYDYALKAIAKGLHFFIEKPVTQTLEQAEEILRLCQENGIKAQVGHVERYNPAFIATKEYINNPMFIEIHRLAEFNPRGTDVSVVLDLMIHDLDILLSIAKSKVKNIHASGVCVVSKTPDIANARIEFENGCVANLTTSRISMKAMRKSRFFQKDAYISVDFLEKKAEVIRMKDAPESPTPFDMIIENAEGEKNQILFEYPNIQPNNAILDELNSFADAITGDKNVEVSLEDGTEALKVALEIMKLISQK
- a CDS encoding protein-L-isoaspartate(D-aspartate) O-methyltransferase, with product MQDSFVHKGKRKNLVEYLRYRIGISDENVLSAMNEIPRHLFIESIFEDFAYEDRAFPILAHQTISHPSTVAEQSELLQVKAGEKVLEIGTGCGYQTAVLIAMKAHVYTVERQKDLFDFSKNKLRELHLYPKFQSFGDGFAGLPTFAPFDKIIVTCGAGTLPTELLKQLRVGGIMVIPLGPTDEQVLYRFTKVGPTEFEKEEFGAYKFVPMLGNTNQ
- a CDS encoding prevent-host-death protein, giving the protein MDTNRFKASHDFSNLQKNLNNNPGYSVESYSQQVKDYIHDMKSKNQEATKQGFMTHAQKSVKEVWEEIQEIASEAWEKNKNHSDEKNNI